In Pseudomonas sp. ADAK2, the genomic window CTCTACAAAAGTGTCGGTAACCCGGAAGTGGTCGGCGGCATGCCGCGCACCGTGACGGCTATCGCCAGTTGGGATGGTCGCGGCCTGCCCGCTGAACCGGTTTACAAAGCCGCCAGCGAAGACCTCGCTGAAGCGCGCAAAAACCAGACCTTGGGCGACTTGTCCAAGCGCTTGAACATGGAGTTGGCCGGCTATCGCAGCCTGCTGACCAAAACCGCCCGCGCCTTGCCGTTCGCCACTGAACCGGCCTCTTATAAAGAAGCGCTGGAAGCGCTCGACGAACGCTGGGGCGATCCGGCCTATTGGCAGGCCGTGCGGCGCAACACCAGCAGCATCACGCCGTATTACTTGCTGGCGGCGGTCGATCACCGGATCGACGACCTCGGCGAAGTGGCCCCGGCCACCCCCGATCAAGCGATCTACCTCGATATCTTTGCCCGCACGTTCTGGATGGGCCTGATCATCACCCTGATTTGCCTGGTGCTGGCGTACCCATTGGCGTATCTGCTGGCGAACCTGCCATCACGGCAAAGCAACCTGTTGATGATTCTGGTGCTGCTACCGTTCTGGACCTCAATCCTGGTGCGCGTCGCCGCGTGGATCGTGTTGCTGCAATCCGGCGGGCTGATCAACAGCGGCCTGATGGCCATGGGCATCATCGATAAGCCGCTGGAATTGGTGTTCAACCGCACCGGGGTCTATATCTCGATGGTGCACATCCTGCTGCCATTCATGATTTTGCCGATCTACAGCGTGATGAAAGGCATCTCACCGACCTACATGCGTGCCGCGATTTCCCTCGGTTGCCACCCGTTCGCCAGTTTCTGGCGGGTGTACTTCCCGCAGACCTATGCCGGTGTCGGCGCCGGTTGCCTGTTGGTGTTCATTCTTGCCATCGGCTACTACATCACTCCGGCGTTGCTGGGCAGCCCGAACGATCAGATGGTCAGCTACTTCGTCGCCTTCTACACCAACACCAGCATCAACTGGGGCATGGCGACCGCACTCGGTGGGTTGCTGCTGTTGGCGACCGTGGTGCTTTATCTGATTTACAGCTGGCTGGTGGGCGCCAGTCGCCTGCGCCTGAGCTAAGGGGAGAATGAAATGCTGAGTCCTTATATGTCGCCCATCGAGCGGGTGTGGTTCTACAGTTTGCGGATTCTCTGCGGGTTGGTGCTGTTGTTCCTGATTCTGCCGGTGCTGGTGATCATTCCGTTGTCGTTCAACTCCGGGAGTTTCCTGGTGTACCCGCTGCAAGGTTTCTCGCTGCACTGGTATCAGGACTTCTTTGCCTCGGCGGAATGGATGCGCTCGTTGAAGAACAGCATCATCGTTGCCCCGGCGGCCACGGTTCTGGCGATGATCTTCGGCACGCTGGCGGCGATTGGCCTGACCCGTGGTGACTTCCCGGGCAAGGCGCTGGTGATGGCGCTGGTGATTTCGCCGATGGTGGTGCCGGTGGTGATCATTGGTGTGGCGAGTTATCTGTTCTTCGCGCCGTTGGGCCTGGGCAACAGCTTCTTCTCGTTGATCGTGGTGCATGCAGTGTTGGGTGTGCCGTTTGTGATCATCACGGTGTCAGCCACGTTGCAGGGGTTTAACCACAATCTGGTGCGGGCGGCTGCCAGCCTCGGTGCTTCGCCGTTGACCGCGTTCCGTCGGGTGACCTTGCCGTTGATCGCACCGGGTGTGATCTCGGGTGCGCTGTTTGCCTTCGCCACTTCGTTCGATGAAGTGGTGGTGACGCTGTTCCTCGCCGGCCCTGAGCAAGCGACCCTGCCACGGCAGATGTTCAGCGGCATCCGCGAAAACCTCAGCCCGACGATTGCCGCCGCCGCGACGTTGCTGATTGCGTTCTCGGTGATCCTGCTGCTGACCCTGGAATGGTTGCGTGGGCGTAGCGAGAAACTGCGTACCGCGCAGGTCTGACCTGCACCGCTGATCGTTCCCATGCTCTGCGTGGGAATGCCTCACCGGACGCTCCGCGTCCGCTCTTGGGACGCAGAGCGTCCCTGGCTGCATTCCCACGCGGAGCGTGGGAACGATCATCTCCGGGTATTCACTGCCTGAATAACAGACAAACCCCAATCCCCAGCTACTATTGTGCCCAGCTCCCCTAACGATAAGAGGCTGCGCACATGAGTCTTTCCTCTTTCAAAATTGCCCACAAACTGATCACCGGCGCCGGTGCCATCGAGCAACTGGCCGCCGAGCTGACCCGCCTGGATGTCGATAACCCGCTAATCGTCACCGATGCCGCCCTGGTCAAGTCCGGCACGGTCGAGCTGGCGCTGGCGCATCTGGGCGATCGCACCTATGAGGTTTTCGATCGGGTCCTGCCCGACCCGGAAATCGCCATCGTCGAAGACTGCATGCGCGTCTACCGCGAAGGCGGGCATGACGGGTTGATCGGCCTCGGCGGCGGCAGCGCCATCGATATCGCCAAAAGCGTGGCCGCTTATGCCGGTTATCACGGCGCACTGGAAGATTTGTTCGGCGTCGATCAGGTACCGCGCAAAGGCCCGCCGCTGATCGCCATCCCGACCACCGCCGGCACCGGTTCGGAAGTCACCAACGTGGCCATCCTCTCGGACAAGGTCGCGCAGTTGAAGAAAGGCATCGTCAGCGACTATCTATTGCCGGACGTGGCACTGGTCAGCCCGCAAATGACCCTGACCTGCCCGCGCAGTGTCACCGCCGCCAGTGGCGTCGATGCGCTGGTGCATGCGGTCGAGTCCTACCTGTCGCTGAACGCCTCGGCGATCACCGATGCCCTGGCGATTGGCGCGATCAAGCTGATTACCCAGGCACTGCCCAAGGCCTACGCCAACCCCTCCAACCTGCAAGCCCGCGAAGACATGGCCACCGCCAGCCTGATGGCCGGCATGGCGTTCGGCAATGCCGGGGTCGGCGCGGTGCATGCGCTGGCGTATCCGCTGGGCGGGCGCTACAACATTGCCCATGGCGTCAGTAACGCGTTGCTGCTGCCGTATGTGATGACCTGGAACAAGCTGGCCTGCGTCGAGCGCATGCAGGATATTGCCGAGGCCATGGGCGTGAAGACCGCGCACCTGAGCGCCACCGATGCGGCGGACAAAGCCGTGGAGGCGATGACCGCGTTGTGCCTGGCGGTGGAGATTCCCCTCGGCCTGCGCAGCTTCGGCGTGCCCGAGGATGCGATCCCGGCCATGGCCGTGGAAGCGGCGGGGATCGAGCGCCTGATGCGCAACAATCCGCGCAAGTTGAGCGCCGTCGATATCGAGAAGATCTACCGGGCGGCGTACTAGAGCCTCGCGGCCGATTATCGATTGAAGGCAGGCCCAATCATCGCGGTCACAGTGCGCGCGTCAAAGCATGAGGTATACAATGCGCGCCATCGTGATTCTGCTCAAAAAAGGTGCGTCATGCAGCCCTTCGTAATTGCTCCGTCGATTCTCTCCGCTGACTTCGCCCGCCTGGGCGAAGAAGTGGACAACGTCCTGGCCGCTGGCGCCGACTTCGTGCACTTCGATGTCATGGACAATCACTACGTGCCCAACCTGACCATCGGCCCGATGGTCTGCGCGGCATTGCGCAAGTACGGCGTGACCGCGCCGATCGACGCCCATTTGATGGTCAGCCCGGTGGATCGCATCGTCGGGGACTTCATCGAGGCTGGCGCGACCTACATCACCTTCCACCCGGAAGCCACACAACACGTCGACCGTTCCCTGCAACTGATCCGCGAGGGCGGTTGCAAGGCAGGCCTGGTGTTCAACCCGGCGACGCCGCTGAGCGTGCTCGAGTACGTGATGGACAAGGTCGACATGATCTTGCTGATGAGCGTCAACCCTGGCTTCGGTGGGCAGAAGTTCATTCCCGGCACCCTCGACAAACTGCGTCAGGCCCGTGCGCTGATCGATGCGTCCGGCCGTGACATTCGCCTGGAAATCGACGGCGGGGTCAACGTGAACAACATTCGTGAAATCGCCGCCGCCGGCGCCGACACCTTCGTGGCCGGCTCGGCGATCTTCAATGCGCCGAACTACCAGGAAGTGATCGAGAAGATGCGTTCCGAACTGGCGCTGGCTCGTCCATGAGTGGCTTTGAGCAGCTGTTCCCGGGGCGTCTGCCGCGGCTGGTGATGTTCGATCTGGATGGCACGCTGATCGATTCGGTCCCCGACCTCGCGGTTGCCGTGGATAACATGCTGCTCAAACTGGGCCGCGAACCGGCGGGCCTCGAGTCGGTGCGCAAGTGGGTTGGCAACGGCGCGCCGGTGCTGGTTCGCCGCGCGCTGGCCGGGGGCATCGAGCATTCGGCAGTCGATGATGGCGAGGCCGAAGGCGCGTTGGAGATATTCATGGAGGCTTATAGCGAAAGCCATGAGCTGACCGTGGTCTATCCCGGCGTACGCGACACCCTGAAGTGGCTGCACAAGCAGGGCGTCGAGATGGCGCTGATCACCAACAAGCCGGAGCGCTTTGTCGCGCCGCTGCTGGATCAGATGAAAATCGGCCGCTACTTCAAATGGATCATCGGCGGCGACACCCTGCCGCAGAAGAAACCCGATCCGGCCGCGCTGTTCTTCGTCATGAAAATGGCCAATATCCCGGCGTCGCAATCGTTGTTTGTCGGCGATTCGCGCAGTGATGTCTTGGCGGCGAAAGCGGCGGGGGTCAAGTGCGTAGCGCTGAGTTATGGCTACAACCATGGCCGGCCGATTGCCGAAGAGTCGCCGGCGCTGGTGATCGACGATCTGCGCAAGCTAATTCCCGGTTGCCTGGATCTGACGGCTGAGATAACGTTGCCCGACGCTGTTCAACCCCCTTCTGGAAACGCCATCGTGGTGGTCACTCGCAAACTCTGGATGAAAGTCATCAAGGCCCTGGCCCGCTGGCGTTGGCGCGCCTGACTTGTTCCTGGCCGGCCTGCCGGCGCGTTTGCATACCTGACTGTTAGACCCTCAAGCCACGAGGCTACCCCATGATCCGCGAAGAATTCCTGCGTTTGGCCGCTGCCGGCTATAACCGTATCCCGATGGCCTGCGAAACCCTGGCCGACTTCGACACGCCGCTGTCGATCTACCTGAAACTGGCCGACGAGCCGAATTCCTACTTGCTGGAATCGGTGCAGGGCGGGGAGAAGTGGGGCCGTTACTCGATCATCGGCCTGCCGTGCCGCACCGTATTGCGGGTTCACGATCACCACATCAGCGTGACCCACGACGGCGTCGAGATCGAAAGCCTTGAGGCCGAAGATCCATTGGCCTTCGTCGAAGAATTCAAAGCCCGCTACAACGTCCCGACCATCCCTGGCCTGCCGCGCTTCAATGGCGGCCTGGTGGGTTATTTCGGTTATGACTGCGTGCGTTATGTGGAGAAGCGTCTGGGCAAGTGCCCGAACCCGGACCCGCTGGGCGTGCCGGACATTCTGCTGATGGTGTCCGACGCGGTGGTGGTGTTCGACAACCTCGCCGGCAAGATGCACGCGATTGTCCTCGCTGATCCGGCGCAGGCCGATGCCTTCGAGCAAGGTCAGGCGCGCTTGGAAGAGCTGCTGGAGAAACTGCGCCAGCCGATCACTCCGCGTCGCGGCCTGGATTTCAGCAAACAGCAATCGGCTGATCCGGTATTCCGCTCCAGTTTCACCCAGGACGATTACGAAAAAGCCGTCGACACCATCAAGGAATACATCCTGGCCGGTGACTGCATGCAGGTCGTGCCGTCCCAGCGCATGTCGATCGACTTCAAGGCTGCGCCGATTGATCTGTACCGAGCGCTGCGCTGCTTCAACCCGACGCCTTACATGTACTTCTTCAACTTCGGCGACTTCCATGTTGTCGGCAGTTCGCCGGAAGTGCTGGTGCGGGTCGAAGACAATCTGATCACCGTGCGCCCGATTGCCGGCACCCGCCCACGCGGGGCCAACGAAGAAGCGGATCTGGCGCTCGAAAAAGACCTGCTGTCCGACGACAAGGAAATCGCCGAGCACTTGATGTTGATTGACCTTGGCCGTAACGACACCGGTCGGGTTTCGGAAATCGGCTCGGTGAAGCTCACCGAGAAGATGGTCATCGAGCGCTATTCCAACGTGATGCACATCGTCTCCAACGTCACCGGGCAATTGAAGGCCGGGCTGACGGCGATGGATGCATTGCGGGCGATTCTGCCGGCGGGCACCTTGTCCGGCGCACCGAAGATTCGCGCGATGGAAATCATCGACGAGCTGGAACCGGTCAAGCGTGGGGTCTACGGCGGGGCGGTCGGTTACTTCGCCTGGAACGGCAACATGGACACCGCAATTGCGATCCGCACCGCGGTGATCAAGGACGGCGAACTGCATGTGCAGGCCGGTGGCGGCATCGTCGCCGACTCGGTGCCGGCGCTGGAATGGGAAGAAACCTTGAACAAGCGCCGTGCGATGTTCCGCGCCGTGGCTCTGGCCGAGCAAACGCCGGACGTTTGAGCTCGCCACTATAAGTGTTCAGCATAAAAAAAACGCGGCGTCTGTGAGGGCGCCGCGTTTTTTATGCCTGCGATTTAGAAGTCCAAGCTGACGCCAACATTGACGCCCTGCTGGGTAAAGTCATCGTCCTTGCGAATGTCATAACTGGCCCGCAGCGCCAAATCCTTGGTGAGGTTATGGCTTATGCCCAGGTTCAAACGGTTCAGGTTGGTCTGCGGAGTGTAGCCGGCCAGGGTGTAGCGGTTGCCCGGCAGGCTGTTGAGGTTCATGGTCACGTCCTGGGTATCGTCGTTGTACTCACGCTCGTGAGCCAGTTCGCCGAACACCTGGGTCTGCGAAGTGATCTGGTATTTGCCCTGGAGGCCTATGCCAAGACGCCGGGAGATGCGCGACTGGTCATCGAACGTCAGCGCAGTAGAGTCGGCGCCATCTTCCGAGTAACCGTCGACCTCAACCTTGGCGAAATCAGCACTCACAAACGGCGACAGGTGCCACGGGCTGCTCGCCAGCGGCGCGATGTCGTAACCTACGCGGCCACTGAAGGCCACCAGGTAGCCGTCGGTATCGCCTTTCTCCCCGCGTTCGTTGACCCCCAACTGGAATTTGCGTTTGAGGCTGTCGTAGTCCAGATGCCCGGCCGTCACGGCCGCATCACCCCACCAGCGGTTCTGCTGATACTGGGCGAACGCTGTGCCCATGTAGGTGTTGAGCTTGTAGTCCGAATCGTTGTCGCCGGCTTCGAGTTTCTGATTGTAGAAACCAGCGGCCAGGCCCACGCGCCATGCGTCATTCAACCGGTAGCTGCCACCGATGTTCAGGTTGGCACCATTGCCGTCAGCACTGGCGCCACTGCGCTGGCTGTCGAAGTCCTGATGTTGGCCGCCAGCGGCGACAATCGCCCGCCATTGACCCACGCCTTGCCAGTTTTCCCAATCCGCCAGCCATTGGTTACGCAACTCATCCTGATGCGAGCGCAATGTGCCTTGGGCCATTTGCGGCAACAGGGTCGCTTCCCATGGCGCGGACAGCAGCGAGTAGGCGTAATCGGCAATCAGGCGCTGCCCGGCTTCGGTCGGGTGCACCGAGTCGTTGTAGATCAGCTTGGTCGGGTCCGGCGTTGCACTGTTGATCCCGTAGCGGGCGTTCTCGGTGCAACTGTTGCCGCTGAAGCAAGTGGCGCTCAGGTTCTGGTCGGTGGCCAGGCCGAACTGCCCGGGGTTGGCAAACGTCTCTTTGAGCAGGACCGGGATGTTCAGCGGGATGATGTTGGCATTGATGCTTTGCAGTTGGCTCACCAGTTCGGTGTTGAACTGGTTGCTCAGCTGGGAGGTGAACGCTTGTAGCGGCGAGCCATTGAACGCCGGGGTAAAGCCAATGTCCGGCAGCAGCCAGACCATGATGTAGCGGGCGCCGGCCTGTTGCAGGACTTGCGCGCTGCTGGCCAGGCGATCGGCGGCGGCGCTGGCCTGAGGCAGGCTGGTCACGCGACCTTGCAGGAAGTCGTTACCACCACCCGAGAGGTAATACAGCGCATTCGGGTCGGCGCGAAAGTTGTTCGACGGCAGATAACCCGCGCGCGTGCGTTCGCCGGTAGCGGAAGTGCTGGTGATCGAATCGAGAATCTGGTCGGTGCGATAGCCGCCGACTGCCCAGTTGTTGCCATCGGGCAGGCCTTCGTTGGCGCGGACCGCCGAGGATGAAGACGCCGTCTGATCCGCTGAGTACCCCAGCTTCCCGCCGAGAATTTGCGTGGCGTTGAGCGAGCGGTTTTCACCGCTGCCGTCGAGGTAGACCGGACCGGTACGGTTGGTGAAACGCTGGGTCGCCCCGGCAGGCCCGCCGGTGTCGGCAAACGTCCCGGCGTCGTTGAGGCTGTCGCCGAAGACCACGAAGCTCGAGTAAGGGTTGGGCGCCGCATTCGCCTGGGCGCAGGCCATGGCGAGCAGGCAACCGGCGAGCGGTACAAACAACGTCTGTTTGATCATGAGCAAGTCCGTTTATTTATTGTTGTAGTGAACGAAACGACAGTACCAAAAACTTCCGGCCTTTTGCCATCTGTCGCGAACCCTTCGATTGTTTCGCAA contains:
- a CDS encoding ABC transporter permease, giving the protein MAIAVPLNAGTDPTLKQRLRHAERINRWKAQALIAPLVLFLLLVFLVPIVALLYKSVGNPEVVGGMPRTVTAIASWDGRGLPAEPVYKAASEDLAEARKNQTLGDLSKRLNMELAGYRSLLTKTARALPFATEPASYKEALEALDERWGDPAYWQAVRRNTSSITPYYLLAAVDHRIDDLGEVAPATPDQAIYLDIFARTFWMGLIITLICLVLAYPLAYLLANLPSRQSNLLMILVLLPFWTSILVRVAAWIVLLQSGGLINSGLMAMGIIDKPLELVFNRTGVYISMVHILLPFMILPIYSVMKGISPTYMRAAISLGCHPFASFWRVYFPQTYAGVGAGCLLVFILAIGYYITPALLGSPNDQMVSYFVAFYTNTSINWGMATALGGLLLLATVVLYLIYSWLVGASRLRLS
- a CDS encoding ABC transporter permease; translated protein: MLSPYMSPIERVWFYSLRILCGLVLLFLILPVLVIIPLSFNSGSFLVYPLQGFSLHWYQDFFASAEWMRSLKNSIIVAPAATVLAMIFGTLAAIGLTRGDFPGKALVMALVISPMVVPVVIIGVASYLFFAPLGLGNSFFSLIVVHAVLGVPFVIITVSATLQGFNHNLVRAAASLGASPLTAFRRVTLPLIAPGVISGALFAFATSFDEVVVTLFLAGPEQATLPRQMFSGIRENLSPTIAAAATLLIAFSVILLLTLEWLRGRSEKLRTAQV
- a CDS encoding iron-containing alcohol dehydrogenase; translated protein: MSLSSFKIAHKLITGAGAIEQLAAELTRLDVDNPLIVTDAALVKSGTVELALAHLGDRTYEVFDRVLPDPEIAIVEDCMRVYREGGHDGLIGLGGGSAIDIAKSVAAYAGYHGALEDLFGVDQVPRKGPPLIAIPTTAGTGSEVTNVAILSDKVAQLKKGIVSDYLLPDVALVSPQMTLTCPRSVTAASGVDALVHAVESYLSLNASAITDALAIGAIKLITQALPKAYANPSNLQAREDMATASLMAGMAFGNAGVGAVHALAYPLGGRYNIAHGVSNALLLPYVMTWNKLACVERMQDIAEAMGVKTAHLSATDAADKAVEAMTALCLAVEIPLGLRSFGVPEDAIPAMAVEAAGIERLMRNNPRKLSAVDIEKIYRAAY
- the rpe gene encoding ribulose-phosphate 3-epimerase, with protein sequence MQPFVIAPSILSADFARLGEEVDNVLAAGADFVHFDVMDNHYVPNLTIGPMVCAALRKYGVTAPIDAHLMVSPVDRIVGDFIEAGATYITFHPEATQHVDRSLQLIREGGCKAGLVFNPATPLSVLEYVMDKVDMILLMSVNPGFGGQKFIPGTLDKLRQARALIDASGRDIRLEIDGGVNVNNIREIAAAGADTFVAGSAIFNAPNYQEVIEKMRSELALARP
- a CDS encoding phosphoglycolate phosphatase, with translation MSGFEQLFPGRLPRLVMFDLDGTLIDSVPDLAVAVDNMLLKLGREPAGLESVRKWVGNGAPVLVRRALAGGIEHSAVDDGEAEGALEIFMEAYSESHELTVVYPGVRDTLKWLHKQGVEMALITNKPERFVAPLLDQMKIGRYFKWIIGGDTLPQKKPDPAALFFVMKMANIPASQSLFVGDSRSDVLAAKAAGVKCVALSYGYNHGRPIAEESPALVIDDLRKLIPGCLDLTAEITLPDAVQPPSGNAIVVVTRKLWMKVIKALARWRWRA
- the trpE gene encoding anthranilate synthase component I, producing MIREEFLRLAAAGYNRIPMACETLADFDTPLSIYLKLADEPNSYLLESVQGGEKWGRYSIIGLPCRTVLRVHDHHISVTHDGVEIESLEAEDPLAFVEEFKARYNVPTIPGLPRFNGGLVGYFGYDCVRYVEKRLGKCPNPDPLGVPDILLMVSDAVVVFDNLAGKMHAIVLADPAQADAFEQGQARLEELLEKLRQPITPRRGLDFSKQQSADPVFRSSFTQDDYEKAVDTIKEYILAGDCMQVVPSQRMSIDFKAAPIDLYRALRCFNPTPYMYFFNFGDFHVVGSSPEVLVRVEDNLITVRPIAGTRPRGANEEADLALEKDLLSDDKEIAEHLMLIDLGRNDTGRVSEIGSVKLTEKMVIERYSNVMHIVSNVTGQLKAGLTAMDALRAILPAGTLSGAPKIRAMEIIDELEPVKRGVYGGAVGYFAWNGNMDTAIAIRTAVIKDGELHVQAGGGIVADSVPALEWEETLNKRRAMFRAVALAEQTPDV
- the estP gene encoding esterase EstP, whose protein sequence is MIKQTLFVPLAGCLLAMACAQANAAPNPYSSFVVFGDSLNDAGTFADTGGPAGATQRFTNRTGPVYLDGSGENRSLNATQILGGKLGYSADQTASSSSAVRANEGLPDGNNWAVGGYRTDQILDSITSTSATGERTRAGYLPSNNFRADPNALYYLSGGGNDFLQGRVTSLPQASAAADRLASSAQVLQQAGARYIMVWLLPDIGFTPAFNGSPLQAFTSQLSNQFNTELVSQLQSINANIIPLNIPVLLKETFANPGQFGLATDQNLSATCFSGNSCTENARYGINSATPDPTKLIYNDSVHPTEAGQRLIADYAYSLLSAPWEATLLPQMAQGTLRSHQDELRNQWLADWENWQGVGQWRAIVAAGGQHQDFDSQRSGASADGNGANLNIGGSYRLNDAWRVGLAAGFYNQKLEAGDNDSDYKLNTYMGTAFAQYQQNRWWGDAAVTAGHLDYDSLKRKFQLGVNERGEKGDTDGYLVAFSGRVGYDIAPLASSPWHLSPFVSADFAKVEVDGYSEDGADSTALTFDDQSRISRRLGIGLQGKYQITSQTQVFGELAHEREYNDDTQDVTMNLNSLPGNRYTLAGYTPQTNLNRLNLGISHNLTKDLALRASYDIRKDDDFTQQGVNVGVSLDF